A genomic stretch from Rhineura floridana isolate rRhiFlo1 chromosome 18, rRhiFlo1.hap2, whole genome shotgun sequence includes:
- the EEF2 gene encoding elongation factor 2 has translation MVNFTVDQIRAIMDKKANIRNMSVIAHVDHGKSTLTDSLVCKAGIIASARAGETRFTDTRKDEQERCITIKSTAISLFYELSENDLAFIKQSKDGCGFLINLIDSPGHVDFSSEVTAALRVTDGALVVVDCVSGVCVQTETVLRQAIAERIKPVLMMNKMDRALLELQLQPEELYQTFQRIVENVNVIISTYGEGESGPMGNIMIDPVLGTVGFGSGLHGWAFTLKQFAEMYVAKFAAKGEGQLSAAERAKKVEDMMKKLWGDRYFDPATGKFSKSVTSPDGKKLPRTFCQLILDPIFKVFDAIMNFKKEETAKLIEKLDIKLDSEDKDKEGKPLLKAVMRRWLPAGEALLQMITIHLPSPVTAQKYRCELLYEGPPDDEAAMGIKNCDPKGPLMMYISKMVPTTDKGRFYAFGRVFSGIVSTGLKCRIMGPNYTPGKKEDLYLKPIQRTILMMGRYVEPIEDVPCGNIVGLVGVDQYLVKTGTITTFEHAHNMRVMKFSVSPVVRVAVEAKNPADLPKLVEGLKRLAKSDPMVQCIIEESGEHIIAGAGELHLEICLKDLEEDHACIPIKKSDPVVSYRETVSEESGVLCLSKSPNKHNRLYMKARPFPDGLAEDIDKGDVSSRQELKTRARYLAEKYEWDVAEARKIWCFGPDGTGPNILTDITKGVQYLNEIKDSVVAGFQWATKEGALCEENMRGVRFDVHDVTLHADAIHRGGGQIIPTARRCLYACVLTAQPRLMEPIYLVEIQCPEQVVGGIYGVLNRKRGHVFEESQVAGTPMFVVKAYLPVNESFGFTADLRSNTGGQAFPQCVFDHWQILPGDPFDNTSRPCQVVAETRKRKGLKEGIPALDNFLDKL, from the exons ATG GTGAACTTCACCGTAGACCAGATCCGGGCCATCATGGACAAGAAGGCCAACATCCGGAACATGTCCGTGATCGCTCACGTGGACCACGGGAAATCTACCTTGACGGACTCGCTGGTTTGCAAAGCTGGGATTATCGCCTCTGCCCGTGCTGGTGAAACCCGCTTCACTGACACAaggaaagatgaacaggagaggTGCATCACCATCAAGTCTAC ggcAATTTCCCTCTTCTACGAGCTTTCGGAGAACGACTTGGCGTTTATCAAGCAAAGCAAAGATGGCTGTGGCTTCCTGATCAATTTGATCGACTCCCCCGGCCACGTGGATTTCTCCTCGGAGGTCACCGCTGCCCTGCGTGTCACCGACGGTGCCTTGGTGGTTGTGGATTGTGTTTCCG GGGTGTGTGTCCAAACGGAGACTGTCCTGCGCCAGGCCATTGCCGAGAGGATCAAGCCCGTCCTGATGATGAACAAAATGGACCGGGCTCTGCTGGAACTGCAGCTTCAGCCAGAGGAATTGTACCAGACCTTCCAGCGCATCGTGGAGAACGTCAACGTCATCATCTCCACCTATGGGGAAGGCGAGAGCGGCCCCATGGGCAACATCATG ATCGATCCAGTTCTGGGCACTGTTGGCTTTGGTTCTGGCTTGCATGGCTGGGCTTTCACTCTGAAGCAGTTTGCCGAGATGTACGTGGCAAAGTTCGCCGCCAAGGGTGAAGGGCAGCTGAGCGCGGCTGAGCGTGCCAAGAAAGTAGAGGACATGATGAAGAAGCTGTGGGGAGACAG atacTTTGACCCAGCCACTGGAAAATTCAGCAAGTCTGTCACCAGCCCAGATGGGAAGAAGCTGCCGAGGACCTTCTGCCAGCTGATCTTGGACCCCATCTTCAAG GTGTTTGATGCAATCATGAACTTCAAGAAGGAGGAGACCGCCAAGCTGATAGAGAAGTTGGACATCAAGCTGGACAGTGAGGATAAAGACAAGGAAGGCAAACCCTTGCTGAAG GCTGTGATGAGACGCTGGCTGCCTGCTGGGGAAGCGCTGCTGCAGATGATCACCATCCACTTGCCCTCCCCTGTCACCGCTCAGAAATACCGCTGTGAGCTGCTGTACGAAGGGCCCCCCGACGACGAGGCCGCCATGG gaATTAAGAACTGCGACCCcaaagggcctctgatgatgtaCATCTCCAAGATGGTGCCGACTACCGACAAGGGCCGCTTCTACGCCTTTGGGCGGGTCTTCTCTGGGATCGTCTCCACCGGCCTGAAGTGCAGGATCATGGGACCAAACTACACCCCAGGCAAGAAGGAAGATCTCTACCTGAAGCCAATCCAGAG GACCATCCTCATGATGGGGCGCTACGTGGAGCCCATCGAGGACGTCCCTTGCGGCAACATTGTGGGGCTGGTCGGGGTGGACCAGTACCTGGTCAAGACAGGCACCATCACCACCTTCGAGCACGCCCACAACATGCGCGTCATGAAGTTCAGCGTCAGCCCTGTGGTGCGTGTCGCCGTCGAAGCCAAGAACCCGGCCGACCTGCCCAAGCTGGTGGAGGGCCTGAAGCGGCTGGCCAAGTCCGACCCCATGGTGCAG TGCATCATTGAGGAGTCCGGGGAACACATCATAGCCGGCGCTGGCGAGCTGCATCTGGAGATCTGCCTCAAGGATCTTGAGGAGGACCACGCCTGCATTCCCATCAAG AAATCCGACCCGGTGGTGTCATACCGCGAGACGGTCAGCGAGGAGTCGGGTGTGCTGTGCCTTTCCAAatctcccaacaaacacaacCGCCTGTACATGAAAGCCCGCCCCTTCCCCGACGGCCTGGCCGAGGACATCGACAAGGGCGATGTCTCCTCCCGCCAGGAGCTGAAGACCCGGGCCCGATACCTGGCTGAGAAGTATGAGTGGGACGTGGCCGAGGCCCGCAAGATCTGGTGCTTCGGCCCTGACGGCACCGGCCCCAACATCCTGACGGACATCACCAAGGGGGTGCAGTACCTCAACGAGATCAAGGACAGTGTGGTGGCTGGCTTTCAGTGGGCCACGAAGGAG GGTGCCCTCTGCGAGGAAAACATGCGTGGCGTCCGGTTTGATGTGCATGATGTGACCCTGCACGCGGATGCCATCCACCGCGGGGGTGGCCAGATCATCCCCACAGCCAGGAGGTGTCTCTATGCCTGCGTGCTGACGGCCCAGCCCCGCCTCATGGAGCCCATCTACCTTGTGGAGATCCAG TGTCCAGAGCAAGTTGTGGGTGGCATTTATGGTGTGCTGAACAGGAAGCGGGGTCATGTCTTTGAGGAGTCCCAGGTGGCTGGCACCCCCATGTTCGTGGTCAAGGCCTATCTCCCTGTCAACGAGTCTTTTG GCTTCACGGCTGACTTGAGATCCAACACAGGTGGACAAGCCTTCCCCCAGTGCGTGTTTGACCACTGGCAAATCCTTCCTGGGGACCCCTTTGACAACACCAGCCGCCCCTGTCAGGTCGTCGCTGAGACACGCAAGCGCAAAGGGCTGAAGGAAGGCATCCCGGCACTAGATAACTTCCTGGACAAAttgtaa
- the DAPK3 gene encoding death-associated protein kinase 3 — translation MSTFRQENVEDYYEMEEELGSGQFAIVRKCREKKSSLEYAAKFIKKRRLSSSRRGVSREEIEREVNILREIQHPNIITLHDIFENKTDVVLILELVSGGELFDFLAEKESLTEEEATQFLKQILDGVHYLHSKRIAHFDLKPENIMLLDKNVPSPRIKLIDFGIAHKIEAGNEFKNIFGTPEFVAPEIVNYEPLGLEADMWSIGVITYILLSGASPFLGETKQETLTNISAVNYDFDEEYFSNTSELAKDFIRRLLVKDPKKRMTIDQSLEHPWIKVIKRRNVRNEDNGKKPERRRLKTTRLKEYTIKSHSSMPPNNTYVNFERFSKVMEEVAAAEESLRGLQRSKKSFQEDVEALRSIYEEKELWYKEENEAIGQDLRQIRQEMQKTEVLKRQAQEEAKGASLAANGLKRRYRKLENRYEALAKQVASEMKFVQELVRSVELEKLEGGEGGCGIR, via the exons ATGTCCACCTTCCGGCAAGAAAATGTGGAAGACTATTATGAGATGGAAGAGGAGCTGGGCAG CGGCCAGTTTGCAATCGTGCGGAAGTGCCGCGAGAAAAAGAGCAGCTTGGAATACGCGGCCAAGTTCATCAAGAAGCGGCGTCTCTCTTCCAGCCGCCGCGGGGTGAGCCGCGAGGAGATTGAGCGGGAGGTGAACATCCTGCGGGAGATCCAGCACCCCAACATCATCACGCTCCACGACATCTTTGAAAACAAGACTGATGTGGTTCTGATCCTGGAGCTGGTCTCCGGCGGAGAGCTCTTTGATTTTCTGGCTGAGAAGGAGTCGCTGACGGAGGAGGAAGCCACCCAGTTCCTCAAGCAGATCTTGGATGGCGTCCACTATCTCCACTCCAAGCGCATTGCGCACTTTGACCTCAAG CCTGAAAACATCATGCTTCTTGACAAAAATGTCCCAAGCCCGCGCATCAAGCTGATTGACTTTGGCATTGCTCACAAGATTGAAGCAGGGAATGAGTTCAAAAACATCTTTGGCACCCCGGAGTTTGTAG CTCCAGAAATAGTCAACTATGAACCTTTGGGCCTGGAGGctgatatgtg gAGTATCGGAGTCATCACATACATCCT CTTGAGTGGCGCGTCTCCGTTCTTGGGCGAGACAAAGCAGGAGACGCTGACCAACATTTCTGCCGTGAACTACGACTTTGACGAGGAGTATTTCAGCAACACCAGCGAGCTGGCCAAGGACTTCATTCGGCGCCTGCTTGTCAAGGACCCCAA GAAGCGGATGACGATTGACCAAAGCCTAGAGCACCCGTGGATTAag GTGATCAAGCGCCGGAATGTCCGCAACGAAGACAACGGGAAGAAGCCAGAGCGGCGCCGCCTCAAGACGACACGCCTGAAGGAGTACACCATCAAGTCCCACTCAAGCATGCCCCCCAACAACACCTACGTCAACTTTGAGCGTTTCTCCAAGGTCATGGAAGAGGTGGCTGCGGCCGAGGAGAGCCTGCGGGGGCTGCAACGCAGCAAGAAGTCCTTCCAGGAGGACGTTGAGGCCCTGCGCTCCATCTACGAGGAGAAGGAGCTGTGGTACAAAGAGGAGAACGAGGCCATCGGCCAGGACCTCCGGCAAATCCGGCAGGAGATGCAGAAGACAGAGGTCCTGAAGCGGCAGGCCCAGGAAGAGGCCAAGGGCGCCTCGTTGGCGGCCAACGGGCTGAAGCGGCGCTACCGGAAGCTGGAGAACCGCTACGAGGCCCTCGCCAAGCAGGTGGCCTCCGAGATGAAGTTCGTGCAAGAGCTGGTGCGCTCCGTCGAGCTGGAGAAGCTGGAGGGCGGGGAAGGCGGGTGTGGGATCCGCTAG